Proteins co-encoded in one Gouania willdenowi chromosome 1, fGouWil2.1, whole genome shotgun sequence genomic window:
- the soul4 gene encoding heme-binding protein soul4 codes for MALISLEDLDGLDEDQLDDDITHNPEPMDEEDSDRLLTHWQAVGRTHHVSVPPEMTGPIQEMTRNRQQREPLPYALISRHEKMGEVRYEERVYPAGYWACVSRSEGLYEQSISNGFMNLMRFICKENSSGVYLGMTVPVLSDVKIASDGVSFLKEVETCFFLPAALQSCPPHSPQSDVAIVHRQPIRIVASTFYGTTTEETIGRQIGLMWEQVGPDAALRTDRYIVAVYENPGIPQRRNELWFLRHHQS; via the exons ATGGCTCTCATCTCACTGGAAGACCTCGACGGATTGGATGAAgatcagctggatgatgacATCACCCACAACCCTGAGCCAATGGATGAAGAGGATTCTGATCGGCTGCTGACGCACTGGCAGGCCGTCGGACGCACACACCATGTGTCTGTTCCTCCAG AAATGACCGGACCGATACAGGAAATGACACGAAACCGCCAGCAGAGGGAGCCTCTCCCCTACGCACTCATCTCTCGTCAtgagaag atgggGGAGGTCCGGTATGAGGAGCGTGTGTACCCAGCAGGTTACTGGGCGTGTGTGTCCAGGTCTGAGGGTCTGTATGAACAGAGCATCTCCAATGGATTCATGAACCTCATGCGCTTCATCTGCAAAGAGAACTCATCAG GTGTGTATCTGGGCATGACGGTCCCCGTACTCAGTGACGTTAAAATAGCGTCCGACGGCGTTTCCTTCCTAAAGGAAGTGGAAACGTGTTTCTTTCTTCCTGCGGCGCTGCAGAGCtgccccccccactccccccagTCCGACGTGGCCATCGTGCACCGCCAGCCAATCAGAATCGTTGCCAG CACGTTCTACGGGACGACCACGGAGGAGACTATTGGCCGTCAGATCGGGCTGATGTGGGAGCAGGTGGGGCCGGACGCGGCGCTGAGGACGGACCGCTACATTGTGGCCGTGTATGAGAACCCGGGGATACCACAGCGCCGCAACGAGCTCTGGTTCCTGCGTCACCACCAATcctag